Proteins from a single region of Candidatus Puniceispirillum marinum IMCC1322:
- a CDS encoding M16 family metallopeptidase translates to MSAAKLTTLANGLGVATRTMPHAQTISIGIWVQVGARDERDNEQGIAHMLEHMAFKGTSSRDALAIATEVEDVGGFMNAHTSREETAYYVRILPEHLDLGIDILADILTCSTLPEDEIERERGVIIQEIGQSADTPDDMVFDLFAESTHGGHTLGRPILGTVDSVSAFTQGDLAGFMKRHYGAGQMLVCAAGKIDHDDLVGRITDAIGTIKTAEHATRNRPAWQAGRSILTRELEQAHVIFGLPAPSATASDRFSLMALSTLYGGGMSSRLFQQVREKRGLCYSIFSFPTLYSDCGVFGVYAGTSADKVDEMLRVSAGELAAIAAKVTDEEVARAKAQIRANLLMSRESVAACGDALARQITLFGEPQDDGDLLDAIDAITSDAVSKVAADLIAAGDPAVALVGPTDNIMSNSQLSAALSA, encoded by the coding sequence ATGAGTGCCGCAAAGCTGACCACGCTCGCCAATGGTTTAGGCGTTGCAACCCGGACCATGCCACATGCCCAAACCATTTCGATTGGTATCTGGGTACAGGTTGGTGCGCGTGATGAACGGGACAATGAACAGGGCATCGCTCATATGTTGGAACATATGGCCTTCAAAGGCACCAGTAGCCGTGATGCGCTGGCGATTGCCACCGAGGTTGAAGATGTTGGCGGCTTCATGAATGCGCATACCAGCCGTGAAGAAACAGCCTATTATGTAAGGATACTGCCTGAACATCTTGATCTAGGCATCGATATTCTGGCTGATATTCTCACCTGCTCGACTTTGCCCGAAGATGAAATCGAACGTGAACGCGGCGTTATTATTCAGGAAATTGGCCAGTCAGCTGATACGCCGGATGATATGGTTTTTGATTTATTTGCTGAATCAACGCATGGTGGCCATACGCTGGGCCGACCTATATTAGGTACAGTGGATAGTGTTTCGGCCTTCACCCAGGGCGATCTGGCAGGTTTCATGAAGCGGCATTACGGTGCCGGACAGATGCTTGTCTGCGCGGCAGGGAAAATTGATCATGACGATCTTGTTGGCCGTATTACAGATGCGATAGGGACGATCAAAACAGCCGAACATGCCACCCGGAATAGACCGGCTTGGCAGGCTGGCCGCAGTATTTTGACACGTGAGCTTGAACAGGCGCATGTTATCTTTGGGTTGCCAGCGCCATCAGCGACCGCATCAGATCGTTTTTCCTTAATGGCATTATCAACGCTTTACGGTGGTGGCATGTCATCGCGTCTGTTTCAGCAAGTGCGTGAAAAACGTGGACTATGTTATTCGATTTTTTCCTTTCCAACGCTTTATTCCGACTGTGGTGTGTTTGGCGTTTATGCAGGCACATCAGCTGACAAGGTTGATGAAATGCTTCGCGTTTCAGCAGGCGAACTGGCAGCTATCGCAGCAAAAGTGACGGATGAGGAAGTTGCCCGCGCCAAAGCCCAAATCCGTGCCAATCTGTTGATGAGCCGTGAGTCGGTCGCGGCATGTGGTGATGCGCTAGCGCGCCAGATCACTTTATTTGGTGAGCCACAGGATGATGGTGATCTGCTTGATGCTATTGATGCGATCACATCAGATGCGGTTAGCAAAGTGGCAGCCGATTTGATCGCGGCGGGTGACCCGGCTGTAGCGCTGGTTGGGCCAACGGACAATATCATGTCCAATAGCCAGCTTAGTGCGGCGTTGTCAGCTTAA
- a CDS encoding protein-disulfide reductase DsbD family protein: MKNSLSLKSDRYSLSVWHICQREVTYLLMALITLIPSIFMPSSANAADSIWIGDPSMAEMRLISAVDGTGRLENIPLGLEFRMAPGWKIYWRTPGEAGLPPSINLDQNFNKALSAQVAWPAPKRFNAFGFDNFGYAEHVVLPISLAGHISGTPLQLTADVEALVCADICVPLAGTLDLDIANGVAMPTIHTQMIAEYASAVPRPGSAPNINAQAIWHDRENLYVRFAALTAPIEDIFVEGIDGVAFKKPEMNGQTARIAMQGTLPENMIGMPVTLTVVGQPSRAGLGKGDIELAEARLFIGTASEVTHSDSQTTASLALGAILFTAFLGGLILNLMPCVLPVLAIKVTSILSVAGMSAGHVRRRFLASAAGILVSFMILAAGLGTLRYAGAQIGWGIQFQNPVFLIAMALVISLFALIMLDRVTVPIPAFVSRLSAGAGSGYAGDFLAGMLATLLATPCSAPFVGTAITAALTGNDIMLVGIFAAMGFGLALPWLLLALWPQAVAFLPKPGRWMVSMKYVLALFLGGTVIWLLTIFHTLGGSDATRAVVVILVLGFGLVAFRGFTVRIARLIMSFTVVAALAVPIMMSPDLPEQPLPEAILGVDVAWQPWHVKGIDMYLAKGQVVFVDVTADWCITCKVNKRFVINDPAIAARLGTARQQGKLVMLQADWTRPDRDISRFLAQYGRFGIPFNAIFSPSHPSGIILPELLTTDIVDRHLDLAGLGVN, from the coding sequence ATGAAAAACAGCCTTTCATTGAAATCAGACAGATATAGCCTGTCGGTTTGGCATATATGCCAGCGCGAAGTCACCTATCTGTTGATGGCGCTTATCACTCTGATTCCATCTATTTTTATGCCGTCATCTGCCAATGCGGCGGATAGCATATGGATAGGCGATCCGTCCATGGCTGAAATGCGGCTGATTTCGGCAGTTGACGGTACTGGGCGCTTGGAAAATATTCCACTAGGGCTCGAATTCCGGATGGCACCAGGCTGGAAGATTTATTGGCGCACGCCGGGTGAGGCAGGACTTCCCCCCTCGATCAATCTGGATCAGAATTTTAACAAAGCCTTGTCGGCGCAGGTCGCATGGCCAGCTCCCAAAAGATTTAATGCTTTTGGCTTTGATAATTTCGGCTATGCCGAACATGTTGTTCTGCCGATTTCGCTTGCTGGACATATAAGCGGCACACCGCTACAGCTAACCGCTGATGTTGAAGCGCTTGTCTGTGCGGATATCTGTGTTCCGCTTGCTGGTACGCTGGATCTTGATATAGCCAATGGCGTCGCCATGCCGACCATACATACGCAGATGATCGCCGAATATGCGTCGGCAGTTCCGCGGCCGGGTTCAGCCCCCAATATCAACGCCCAGGCGATATGGCATGATAGGGAAAATCTCTATGTCCGGTTCGCGGCACTAACGGCACCTATAGAGGATATTTTTGTCGAAGGCATTGATGGCGTCGCATTTAAAAAACCCGAGATGAATGGCCAGACAGCCCGAATCGCCATGCAGGGCACATTGCCTGAAAATATGATCGGCATGCCGGTAACATTGACCGTTGTTGGCCAGCCATCACGCGCGGGGCTTGGCAAAGGTGATATTGAACTTGCCGAGGCGCGATTATTCATTGGTACGGCGTCTGAGGTTACACATTCTGACTCACAGACTACCGCTTCACTTGCACTTGGCGCGATCTTGTTTACGGCGTTTCTGGGTGGTCTTATTCTGAATCTGATGCCATGTGTGTTACCTGTTCTGGCGATCAAGGTGACATCGATATTATCGGTGGCTGGTATGTCGGCAGGTCATGTAAGGCGACGTTTTCTAGCATCTGCCGCGGGCATCTTGGTCAGCTTTATGATCTTGGCGGCAGGCCTTGGTACCTTGCGCTATGCTGGGGCACAAATTGGCTGGGGCATTCAATTCCAGAATCCGGTATTTTTGATTGCCATGGCATTGGTCATAAGCCTGTTTGCTTTGATTATGCTTGACCGGGTGACTGTTCCGATACCGGCTTTTGTTTCGCGATTATCGGCTGGTGCAGGCTCAGGTTACGCGGGAGATTTTCTGGCTGGCATGCTGGCAACCTTACTGGCTACACCCTGTTCGGCGCCCTTTGTTGGCACCGCAATCACGGCGGCCTTGACAGGTAATGATATCATGCTTGTTGGTATTTTTGCCGCTATGGGGTTTGGCCTTGCATTGCCGTGGCTGTTGCTAGCGCTATGGCCGCAAGCGGTTGCATTTTTGCCTAAGCCTGGCCGTTGGATGGTGTCGATGAAATATGTGCTGGCCTTATTCCTAGGCGGCACAGTGATTTGGCTTTTAACTATTTTTCATACGCTAGGTGGGTCTGACGCAACACGTGCTGTCGTGGTTATTTTGGTGTTAGGCTTCGGCTTGGTTGCCTTTCGCGGGTTTACGGTTCGAATCGCCCGTCTGATCATGTCCTTTACGGTGGTTGCGGCACTGGCTGTGCCCATTATGATGTCGCCAGACTTGCCGGAACAGCCATTACCTGAGGCGATACTTGGCGTTGATGTGGCGTGGCAACCATGGCATGTCAAAGGCATAGATATGTATCTGGCCAAGGGGCAGGTGGTTTTTGTTGATGTAACCGCTGACTGGTGTATCACCTGCAAGGTAAATAAGCGGTTTGTTATAAATGATCCGGCGATTGCCGCACGCCTAGGCACAGCGCGACAGCAGGGTAAGCTGGTCATGTTGCAAGCCGATTGGACACGCCCTGATCGTGATATATCGCGGTTTTTGGCACAATATGGCCGCTTTGGTATCCCCTTTAATGCTATATTCAGCCCGTCGCATCCTTCTGGTATCATCCTGCCTGAATTGCTGACGACGGATATTGTGGATAGACATCTTGATTTAGCCGGATTAGGTGTCAACTAG
- the ispH gene encoding 4-hydroxy-3-methylbut-2-enyl diphosphate reductase, whose translation MDINEKVATKKIILAAPRGFCAGVDRAVRIVEVALEKYGAPVYVRHEIVHNKTVVDDLANKGAVFVQELDEVPTGAPVVFSAHGVAKAVVAEAKEHNMIAVDATCPLVTKVHIEAQRHAAQKRHILLIGHAGHPEVEGTMGQVAADEITLIETVEDAQKVMPPDDAALAFATQTTLSVDDTAAIISVLQFRFPDITGPRGEDICYATTNRQNAVKDMAKGLDLMLVIGAENSSNSQRLVEVALRSGAKQARLVADKHAVDWDMVKKATHIGISAGASAPEILVSDLLEAIKSRYDIDVVEHGHVKENMTFKLPSILQN comes from the coding sequence ATGGATATTAATGAAAAAGTAGCTACGAAAAAAATCATCCTTGCCGCACCTCGTGGATTTTGTGCCGGGGTAGATCGCGCGGTGCGTATTGTCGAGGTTGCGCTAGAGAAATATGGTGCGCCCGTCTATGTACGACACGAGATTGTGCATAATAAAACCGTGGTTGATGATCTGGCCAATAAAGGCGCTGTATTTGTGCAGGAACTTGATGAGGTGCCTACAGGGGCGCCAGTGGTGTTTTCCGCGCATGGCGTTGCCAAAGCCGTTGTTGCCGAAGCCAAAGAGCATAATATGATTGCTGTTGATGCCACCTGCCCGCTGGTAACAAAAGTACATATCGAAGCCCAGCGCCATGCCGCCCAGAAACGGCATATTTTGCTGATCGGACATGCAGGCCACCCTGAAGTCGAAGGCACAATGGGACAGGTTGCCGCCGATGAAATTACCCTGATTGAAACTGTTGAAGATGCCCAAAAGGTGATGCCACCAGATGATGCGGCGCTAGCTTTTGCAACCCAGACCACATTGTCAGTTGATGATACAGCAGCCATCATTTCCGTTTTACAATTCCGCTTTCCTGACATCACAGGCCCTCGTGGCGAAGATATCTGCTATGCCACAACAAATCGCCAGAATGCTGTCAAGGATATGGCCAAAGGGTTGGATCTGATGCTGGTGATTGGTGCTGAGAATTCTTCAAACTCACAACGCCTTGTCGAAGTTGCGTTACGAAGCGGTGCCAAACAGGCACGGTTGGTTGCCGATAAACATGCTGTTGATTGGGATATGGTCAAAAAAGCCACACATATCGGCATTTCAGCAGGGGCATCTGCGCCTGAAATTCTGGTCAGCGATTTACTAGAGGCGATAAAATCACGATACGATATTGATGTTGTCGAGCATGGACATGTAAAAGAGAATATGACCTTTAAATTACCGTCCATTTTACAAAACTAA
- a CDS encoding SURF1 family protein: protein MIKFRPFLWMSVVAIPAFAVLLMLGTWQLQRLQWKNDLISSFEARSLAPAIAPPAVDMLTDDYEFRRLELVGSFAHDQELYMTGKTYEGNAGFHVVTPMTLTDGRIIMVNRGWVSEDYRDPAKRTFSLVSGQVTVDAILRMPGQKGYFVPENEPDNGFWFTVNPQQMITHLGLADSGITAFYADSLRTSDVVTLPIAAKTELNLRNAHLSYAMTWYGIALGLLAVYLAFHHQAGRLTFANPAAKQDDGDA, encoded by the coding sequence ATGATCAAATTCCGTCCCTTTCTCTGGATGAGTGTTGTGGCAATTCCAGCTTTTGCTGTTTTGCTGATGCTTGGCACGTGGCAGTTGCAACGCCTGCAATGGAAAAATGATCTTATCAGCAGCTTTGAAGCCCGGTCACTGGCGCCGGCCATAGCCCCGCCTGCGGTTGATATGCTGACCGACGACTATGAATTTCGTCGTCTTGAACTTGTCGGCAGTTTTGCGCATGACCAAGAATTATATATGACAGGCAAGACCTATGAAGGTAATGCTGGTTTTCATGTGGTGACGCCCATGACATTGACCGATGGCCGCATCATTATGGTCAATCGGGGGTGGGTATCCGAGGATTATCGTGATCCAGCGAAACGAACCTTTTCGCTAGTATCAGGTCAGGTAACGGTTGATGCCATTTTACGCATGCCTGGCCAAAAGGGCTATTTTGTTCCTGAAAATGAGCCTGACAACGGCTTTTGGTTTACTGTGAACCCGCAACAGATGATCACGCATCTGGGACTGGCTGATAGTGGTATCACCGCCTTTTATGCGGATAGCTTGCGTACAAGCGATGTCGTAACCTTGCCAATCGCGGCGAAGACCGAACTGAATTTGCGTAATGCACATCTTAGCTATGCTATGACATGGTATGGTATCGCGCTTGGTTTGCTAGCTGTATATCTGGCATTTCATCATCAGGCCGGGCGTCTTACATTCGCAAACCCAGCGGCAAAGCAAGATGACGGAGACGCATAA
- the atpF gene encoding F0F1 ATP synthase subunit B, with amino-acid sequence MEDGIVMESVWVAVAFVFFVILVWKKAGAVLATMLDERSEKIRADLAEAKDLRDAAITELHNYQRLHREAADEAKVIIKNAEITAERIRETAEKNANDAVKRREAQATAKIKAAEANMVAELRERAASLAVATATEIISSKLDKDASLAMIDEAAAEIEKLN; translated from the coding sequence ATGGAAGACGGTATCGTAATGGAGTCAGTCTGGGTTGCAGTTGCCTTTGTGTTTTTTGTTATACTGGTATGGAAAAAAGCGGGTGCGGTACTAGCCACTATGCTGGATGAACGTTCTGAAAAAATCAGAGCTGATCTTGCAGAGGCAAAAGATCTGCGTGACGCAGCCATCACCGAATTGCATAATTATCAACGGCTTCATCGCGAAGCTGCCGATGAAGCAAAGGTAATCATCAAAAATGCCGAAATCACGGCTGAACGTATTCGCGAAACTGCTGAAAAGAACGCTAATGATGCCGTAAAACGGCGGGAAGCGCAGGCCACCGCTAAGATCAAGGCGGCTGAAGCCAATATGGTTGCCGAACTTCGGGAACGTGCAGCCAGTCTGGCTGTCGCCACCGCCACTGAAATTATCAGTAGCAAGCTGGACAAAGATGCCAGCCTGGCGATGATTGACGAAGCTGCGGCAGAAATCGAAAAGCTGAACTAG
- a CDS encoding cytochrome c oxidase subunit 3: MSGANKHPYHLVEASPWPAVGSAAAFTMAMGAVMYMHEVAYGTALLGVGFGLVLLTMFMWWRDIIREAEYQGHHTPIVQIGMRYGMMLFIASEIMFFVAFFWAFFDRALFPNDGIWPPEGITTFDPFDLPLINTLILLLSGCTVTWAHHAMQHGNRKDFMNGLGLTVLLGISFTALQALEYSHAPFGFTDGVYPSVFYMATGFHGFHVIVGTLFLAVCWFRGAAGHFSPKQHFGFEAAAWYWHFVDVVWLFLFAAIYWWGG; the protein is encoded by the coding sequence ATGAGCGGTGCAAACAAACACCCGTATCATCTTGTAGAAGCTAGCCCGTGGCCAGCAGTGGGGTCGGCAGCGGCCTTTACGATGGCAATGGGTGCCGTGATGTATATGCATGAAGTTGCATATGGCACAGCGCTATTGGGCGTAGGCTTTGGTTTGGTGTTACTGACCATGTTCATGTGGTGGCGCGATATAATTCGTGAAGCTGAATATCAGGGGCACCATACCCCAATTGTTCAAATCGGTATGCGTTATGGCATGATGCTGTTTATTGCGTCTGAAATCATGTTTTTTGTGGCTTTCTTTTGGGCGTTCTTTGATCGCGCGCTGTTTCCGAATGATGGTATTTGGCCGCCAGAAGGGATCACAACTTTTGATCCGTTTGATCTGCCGCTTATCAATACGCTGATCCTGCTTCTGTCGGGTTGTACGGTCACGTGGGCGCATCACGCCATGCAGCATGGCAACCGCAAGGATTTCATGAATGGTCTTGGCCTTACAGTATTGCTTGGTATTAGCTTTACCGCTTTGCAGGCGCTGGAATATTCGCATGCGCCATTTGGATTTACCGATGGTGTTTATCCATCTGTGTTCTATATGGCGACAGGCTTTCACGGTTTTCACGTGATTGTTGGCACCTTGTTCTTGGCGGTTTGCTGGTTCCGTGGTGCAGCGGGGCATTTCTCACCAAAGCAGCATTTCGGTTTCGAGGCAGCAGCTTGGTATTGGCATTTTGTTGACGTCGTATGGCTGTTTCTGTTTGCTGCTATATATTGGTGGGGTGGGTGA
- the thrC gene encoding threonine synthase: MQYISTRGNDGPLGFEDALLSGLARDGGLYLPTEWPRFSIDEIRSMQGLSYTELAGRIMAPFCEGEIDQAELTSMARDAYAGFDDPAIAPLVKLNDNIHVLELFHGPTIAFKDYAMQFLARAFDRALQAHGKQAVILGATSGDTGSAALEAFQGRDAVDVFILFPEGRVSPVQQRQMTSVDAPGVHAVAVPSDFDACQDIVKTLFNAHEFRDQVNLSAVNSINWARLMPQIVYYFSSALSLGAPDIKVAFSVPTGNFGNVFAGYVAAQMGLPVERLIVASNQNDILTRFFESGTMQREAVAPSHSPSMDIQVSSNFERLLFELLGRDGNAVNEAMATFAKTGRFDVDASVLEEAHNIFAGYRLDDAATIAEIRHSATIDHMVLDPHSAVGVGAARMALADGTIPAGVPVISLACAHPAKFQDAVASATGETPALPTHLSDLMSRSEKQLFADATPDAVKALVLQEKRSI, encoded by the coding sequence ATGCAGTATATCAGCACCCGGGGCAATGACGGGCCGTTAGGCTTTGAAGATGCGCTTCTGAGTGGGCTTGCGCGTGATGGTGGGCTATATCTGCCAACGGAATGGCCACGCTTTTCTATCGACGAAATCCGGTCAATGCAGGGGTTGTCCTATACCGAGCTAGCGGGTCGGATCATGGCACCTTTCTGTGAGGGTGAAATTGATCAGGCTGAACTCACAAGCATGGCGCGTGACGCCTATGCTGGGTTTGACGATCCGGCGATCGCCCCTTTGGTAAAGCTGAATGATAACATCCATGTATTAGAGCTGTTTCATGGCCCAACCATTGCCTTTAAAGATTATGCGATGCAGTTTCTGGCGCGCGCTTTTGACCGCGCCTTGCAGGCACATGGCAAGCAGGCTGTTATTTTGGGTGCTACCAGTGGCGATACAGGTTCGGCGGCGCTAGAGGCTTTTCAGGGACGTGATGCGGTTGACGTATTCATTCTGTTTCCTGAAGGCCGTGTTTCACCAGTTCAGCAACGTCAGATGACATCGGTGGATGCGCCAGGTGTGCATGCGGTTGCTGTGCCAAGTGATTTTGATGCGTGCCAGGATATTGTTAAAACGCTGTTCAACGCGCATGAATTCCGCGATCAGGTAAATCTGTCGGCGGTTAATTCGATCAATTGGGCGCGTTTGATGCCGCAGATAGTCTATTATTTTTCATCGGCACTTAGCCTAGGCGCGCCAGATATAAAAGTCGCCTTTTCGGTACCAACAGGTAACTTCGGCAATGTGTTTGCCGGCTATGTAGCCGCGCAGATGGGTTTGCCAGTTGAACGCTTGATCGTGGCGTCGAATCAGAATGATATTCTAACGCGCTTTTTTGAAAGCGGTACGATGCAGCGCGAAGCTGTTGCCCCATCACATAGCCCGTCGATGGATATTCAGGTATCAAGCAATTTTGAGCGGCTGTTATTCGAATTGCTGGGGCGTGATGGTAATGCGGTGAATGAGGCTATGGCTACATTTGCCAAGACCGGACGCTTTGATGTTGACGCATCGGTGCTAGAAGAGGCGCATAATATATTTGCTGGATACCGGCTTGATGATGCAGCTACGATTGCTGAAATACGCCATAGCGCAACTATTGATCACATGGTGCTTGATCCGCATAGTGCGGTTGGAGTTGGTGCGGCGCGAATGGCGCTGGCCGATGGCACAATTCCGGCGGGTGTACCGGTTATATCGCTGGCCTGCGCGCATCCGGCAAAATTTCAGGATGCTGTCGCCTCGGCAACAGGCGAAACACCAGCTTTGCCGACGCATCTGTCCGATCTGATGTCACGGTCTGAAAAACAGCTATTCGCCGATGCCACACCAGATGCTGTAAAAGCGCTGGTGTTACAGGAAAAACGCAGCATATGA
- the rnhA gene encoding ribonuclease HI, which translates to MSTSVTIHTDGSCLSNPGPGGWAAILNWRGTEKELSGSVADTTNNRMELQAAIEGLNALSRPMQVELHTDSKYVMNGVTDWMARWKANGWRTAAKKPVANQDLWEQLDAATQRHQITWHWVKGHAGNELNERCDVLARSAAESLK; encoded by the coding sequence ATGAGCACTAGTGTGACGATCCATACCGACGGGTCATGCCTGAGCAATCCTGGCCCCGGCGGCTGGGCAGCGATTCTGAATTGGCGGGGCACGGAAAAAGAATTATCAGGTAGTGTGGCCGATACGACCAACAATCGCATGGAATTGCAAGCCGCCATTGAAGGACTGAATGCGCTAAGCCGTCCAATGCAGGTCGAACTTCATACTGACAGCAAATATGTCATGAATGGCGTCACTGACTGGATGGCACGCTGGAAAGCAAATGGCTGGCGTACGGCGGCCAAGAAACCTGTCGCCAATCAGGATTTATGGGAACAGCTTGATGCGGCCACCCAACGTCATCAGATCACCTGGCATTGGGTTAAAGGTCATGCAGGTAACGAACTCAATGAACGTTGTGACGTGCTGGCACGAAGCGCCGCCGAAAGCCTGAAGTGA
- a CDS encoding homoserine kinase, with translation MAVYTEVDDTTLTEFLSNYDIGSVISFAGIAEGVENSNYLLRTTKAHFILTLYEKRVQADDLPFFVELMEHLAGKGMNCPLPVAAKDGSVLSEIMGRPCAIFTFLDGTSSRFPNRTKCRNLGTALAQLHINAEGISKTRPNALGPESWKSLLDSVGSRTNELGDDMLMQVEKRLAHITSNWPNDLPRGIIHADLFPNNVLFMGDDLTGLIDFYFACEDILAYDIGICLNSWCFEADGSFNMTKSRALINGYQSVRKLSDDEINNIPVLAAGSAMRFFLTRLYDWMNTPKDALVSPKDPMEYWSILRFHQSVSGPSAYGFYQ, from the coding sequence ATGGCCGTTTACACCGAAGTTGACGACACCACATTGACAGAATTTCTGTCAAATTATGATATTGGCAGCGTTATCAGCTTTGCTGGCATTGCCGAAGGTGTTGAAAATTCCAATTATCTGTTACGCACGACGAAAGCGCATTTTATCCTGACGCTGTATGAAAAGCGTGTGCAAGCAGATGATTTACCATTTTTTGTCGAATTGATGGAACATCTGGCAGGCAAAGGGATGAATTGCCCGCTGCCAGTTGCGGCCAAGGACGGTTCGGTTCTGTCGGAGATAATGGGGCGTCCCTGCGCAATTTTCACATTTCTTGATGGTACATCGTCGCGTTTCCCTAACCGGACTAAATGCCGTAATCTTGGCACCGCGCTTGCCCAATTACATATCAATGCTGAGGGTATTTCCAAAACACGCCCCAACGCGCTTGGACCCGAATCATGGAAGTCCCTGCTTGACTCTGTCGGTAGCCGAACCAATGAACTTGGTGATGATATGTTAATGCAGGTTGAAAAGCGGCTAGCGCATATTACCAGCAACTGGCCAAATGATCTGCCCCGCGGCATTATCCATGCTGATCTTTTCCCCAATAATGTATTGTTTATGGGTGATGATCTAACCGGATTGATCGATTTCTATTTTGCCTGTGAAGATATTCTTGCCTATGACATAGGCATCTGTCTGAATTCATGGTGTTTTGAGGCTGATGGCAGTTTTAACATGACCAAGTCGCGGGCGTTGATTAACGGCTATCAGTCAGTTCGGAAACTGAGTGATGACGAAATTAACAATATTCCTGTTCTGGCCGCCGGATCGGCAATGCGTTTCTTTCTAACCCGGCTATATGACTGGATGAACACGCCAAAAGATGCGCTGGTCAGCCCAAAGGATCCAATGGAATATTGGTCTATATTGCGATTTCATCAATCAGTTTCGGGGCCTAGCGCCTATGGATTCTATCAATGA
- a CDS encoding peroxiredoxin: protein MTIVAGQNMPSANFQIKSDEGINAFSTDDYFKDCRVVMFAVPGAFTPTCSARHMPSYLEHADALKQAGIDKIACLSINDAHVMHAWGETNQADGIIDMIADMDGSFSRALGIEVNMGAILGKRATRCAMIVDNGLVTHVLMEEPGEFVVSSAENVLATLNA, encoded by the coding sequence ATGACCATTGTAGCCGGACAGAACATGCCTTCTGCAAACTTTCAGATCAAATCTGATGAGGGTATAAATGCGTTTTCAACGGATGATTATTTCAAGGATTGCCGTGTTGTTATGTTTGCTGTGCCAGGGGCTTTTACGCCCACTTGTTCGGCCAGACATATGCCTAGTTACCTTGAACATGCTGACGCGCTAAAGCAGGCTGGCATTGATAAAATCGCCTGTCTTTCGATAAATGACGCCCATGTGATGCATGCGTGGGGCGAAACTAATCAGGCCGATGGTATCATAGACATGATAGCGGATATGGACGGGTCATTTTCACGCGCGCTTGGTATTGAGGTCAATATGGGCGCGATCCTAGGCAAGCGCGCTACACGTTGTGCCATGATTGTCGATAATGGGCTTGTCACGCATGTGCTGATGGAAGAACCGGGCGAATTTGTAGTTTCAAGTGCCGAGAATGTTCTGGCAACATTAAACGCTTAG
- a CDS encoding YqgE/AlgH family protein, with product MSSSSPASPNTIHAPKGLQGHLLIAVPQMLDPRFQKAVILMCQHDDQSAMGFVINQQSEKLNLGSLYETLEIGTPRFCAEQPVFIGGPVDGNRGFVVHSQDHMLPESNPITHEIGLTTSLDILEDISNGTGPSQSIISLGYAGWGGGQLDAEIAANAWLTLPASHELVFECNTDDIWDETYAALGINPAHYTGTAGNA from the coding sequence GTGTCATCATCAAGCCCAGCTTCACCAAACACGATACACGCGCCTAAAGGATTACAAGGGCATTTACTGATTGCTGTACCGCAAATGCTTGATCCACGGTTTCAAAAAGCGGTTATTCTGATGTGCCAACATGACGATCAGTCAGCCATGGGATTTGTGATCAACCAGCAATCAGAAAAGCTTAATTTGGGTAGCCTATATGAAACACTTGAAATAGGCACCCCGCGCTTCTGCGCTGAACAACCTGTTTTCATTGGTGGCCCCGTTGATGGAAATCGCGGCTTTGTTGTGCATTCACAAGATCATATGCTGCCCGAAAGTAACCCCATTACACATGAAATCGGCCTGACCACAAGCCTGGATATTCTGGAAGATATCAGCAATGGAACCGGACCATCGCAGTCGATTATCTCACTTGGCTATGCCGGATGGGGTGGCGGCCAGCTAGATGCCGAAATCGCCGCCAATGCATGGCTTACCCTGCCCGCATCACATGAGCTTGTGTTTGAGTGCAACACTGACGACATATGGGATGAAACCTATGCCGCGCTTGGCATTAACCCCGCGCATTATACGGGCACGGCTGGTAACGCCTGA